Proteins encoded together in one Zonotrichia leucophrys gambelii isolate GWCS_2022_RI chromosome 1, RI_Zleu_2.0, whole genome shotgun sequence window:
- the SAMSN1 gene encoding SAM domain-containing protein SAMSN-1 isoform X2, which yields MRAISLTMRKKMGKKYIKALSEEMNEEGKEDSDPGGGAHTEKVSLKASDSLESLYSLNSGQSSSSGVTSCSDGTSNRDSLRLDDEVPYNGPFCGRAKVHTDFTPSPYDTDSLKIKKGDIIDIICKTPMGIWTGMLNNKVGNFKFIYVDIILEEEAAPRRINPHRGSKRTKPKTLQELLECVHLQEYASTLLLNGYETLEDLKDLHESHLIELNISDPEDRARLLSAIENLQDCDIEEQQKSEDGQETQNLSPHQSFDKSQLKDCPRDSGCYISSENSDNGKEEADPEALCEMVQSITITESN from the exons aatgaagagggaaaagaagacaGTGATCCTGGTGGTGGAGCACACACTGAGAAGGTCTCCCTAAAAGCCAGTGACTCTTTGGAAAGTCTCTACAGTCTGAACAGTGGCCAGAGCTCATCTA GTGGGGTGACCAGCTGCTCGGATGGCACCAGCAACAGGGACAGCCTCCGCCTGGACGACGAGGTGCCCTACAACGGCCCCTTCTGCGGCCGCGCCAAGGTGCACACCGACTTCACACCCAGCCCTTATGACACCGACTCGCTCAAAATCAAG AAAGGAGACATCATAGATATCATCTGCAAAACTCCCATGGGCATATGGACAGGCATGCTGAACAACAAAGTAGGAAATTTCAAGTTCATTTATGTGGATATTATCTTGGAGGAAGAAGCTGCGCCCAGAAGGATAAACCCACACAGAGGAAGCAAAAGGACCAAGCCTAAAACACTGCAAGAGCTCCTGGAATGTGTCCACCTGCAG gAATATGCCTCAACCCTCCTGCTGAATGGCTATGAAACTCTAGAGGACTTAAAGGATCTACATGAAAGCCACCTTattgaattaaatatttctgaccCAGAAGACAGGGCAAGGTTGTTATCAGCAATTGAAAATCTCCAGGACTGTGACA TTGAAGAACAGCAGAAAAGTGAGGATGGTCAGGAGACACAGAACTTGAGCCCTCACCAGAGTTTTGACAAATCCCAGTTAAAGGACTGTCCAAGAGATTCTGGCTGTTACATCTCATCAGAAAATTCAGATAATGGTAAAGAAGAAGCAGACCCAGAAGCCCTGTGTGAAATGGTGCAGTCAATAACAATCACTGAGTCAAACTGA